The Paenibacillus sp. genomic sequence TATCATTACCTTACAATAGCCAAACGAACGGGATGGTCAGCAGCGAAATAACGATGCCCGCGACGCCCATCGCGAGACCGGCGTAGCTGCCGGCTTCTTCCGCGTCGCGAAGCAGCTGCGAGGCGCCGATGCCGTGGGCGGCAGTGCCGATCGCAAGACCGAGCGGCACGTTGCCGTCGAGTCGCAGCAGGCGCAGCAGCGACGGCCCGAACATGCTGCCGGCGAGTCCGGTCAGCACGGTCAGCACGGCGGCGAGCTCCCCGGGGCCGCCCAGCATGCGGGCGAGCTCGATGGAGATCGCCGAGGTGGCCGATTTCGGCAGCGACGCGATTAGCGCTTCGCGGCTCCCTTGGAACAGCGACATAAGCAGCCAAGCGCTGCCGATGCCGACGGCGCTGCCGACGGTCACGGAGCCGAGAATGAGGCCGATGCGCCGCCGAATGTCGTGCCGCCGCTTATACAACGGTACGGCGAGCGCCACGGTGGCGGGTCCCAGGAAGAAGGAGACGAGGTCGCCGCCCTTCGCATATGTTTCGTACGGCACATCCAGCAGGAGCAGCAGCGCGATCAAGCCGCCGGCCGTCAGGAGAAGAGGATGCAGCCGAGGCCGTGCGGCGGCGATGCGCAGCGACAGCGCGTACAAGCCGATCGTGGCGGCGACGGCGAACGCCGGGGATTCCGCCCATTCCCGGAACGCGCTCATTTCGCGCCTCCCGGCCACAGCTTCGCCGTCAAGGCGGTCGAGACGACGACCGCGGCCGGCCCGAGCAGGAGCGAGGCGGCGATCGGCAGCCACTCGTCCCGCAGCAGCGGCCAAAGCTGAATCGTACCGACGACGATCGGCGCGAACAGCAGCAGCATATGCTTCATCAGAAAATTCGCGGATTCCTCGATCCACTCCAGCTTGACCCATCCAAGCAGCAATGCCGTCAATAATAAAACGAGGCCGATGACGTTGCCGGGCAAAGGCGCGCCGGCGATCCTCTCAACCGCCGATCCGGCCAAATGAAACAGGAACAAAATTGCGAGTCCGCGCATAGATGCCACCTCGATTTTCGAACGAACGGCGAATATCCATTCATTGTATCAAGGATCATTCGAGGCGTAAACGCATGTGCGTCAGGCGGTATGACTCCTTGAAGCCGGCGGCGGCGAGAACGTCATGAACGAACGGCTGCGAGGCGGGCGCCGCGAAGACGCGGCGGCGCGACTCCGGATCCGCGCCGGCGAATACGCCGCGCAGCAGCTCTCGAGCGACAGAGCGCGCCGTCTCCTCCGGCAATCGGGGATCGACGGCGTATTGAAGCAGCGTCGTCGCCGACGCGGCGCGGCGGAACAGCGCGTACCCGGCCGATACGCCGCTTAAGGACGCGACGAGCGCCTCCCCCGATTTGGCGGACTGCCAGCGCGTCTGCCACGCCGGCGGCTCGGCGGCGAAGCGGAGCTCCTCCA encodes the following:
- a CDS encoding CidA/LrgA family protein, which translates into the protein MRGLAILFLFHLAGSAVERIAGAPLPGNVIGLVLLLTALLLGWVKLEWIEESANFLMKHMLLLFAPIVVGTIQLWPLLRDEWLPIAASLLLGPAAVVVSTALTAKLWPGGAK
- a CDS encoding LrgB family protein — encoded protein: MSAFREWAESPAFAVAATIGLYALSLRIAAARPRLHPLLLTAGGLIALLLLLDVPYETYAKGGDLVSFFLGPATVALAVPLYKRRHDIRRRIGLILGSVTVGSAVGIGSAWLLMSLFQGSREALIASLPKSATSAISIELARMLGGPGELAAVLTVLTGLAGSMFGPSLLRLLRLDGNVPLGLAIGTAAHGIGASQLLRDAEEAGSYAGLAMGVAGIVISLLTIPFVWLL